The sequence CCCTGGCCCCCCAGCTGGTCGCTGCGCACGGCATCGGCCCGGACACCGCGAGCGGACTGCTGCTCGCCGCCGGCGACAACCCAGACCGGCTCGGCAGCGAACCATCCTGGGCCGCCCTGCTCGCGTCCAACCCGATCCAGGCGTCATCCGGGAAGACCACCCGGCACCGGCTCAACCGCGGCGGCGACCGACACGGCAACAGCGCACTCTGGCGGATCGTGGTCGTCCGGATGGCCAGCGACCCACGCACCAAGGCCAACGTCGAAAGACGCACCAAGGAAGGGCTCAGCACCACCGAAATCATCCGCTGCCTCAAGCGCTACGTCGCCCGAGAGACCTTCGACCTACTACCCCGAGAGCTCCTCGTTTGACAGTAGGAGCATCACCTAGCCAGCGCCCACCAGCCCTTCCAGCCCGGTCGCGACCAGCAGCTGCGCGATGAGCTGCTGGCCGTTCGCGCTGGGGTAGCAGCACGGGTCTGTTGTCATGAGCCCCTTCGCGTAGGCGTCACCGTCTCCGTTGTCTCCATTGAAGGCGCGCACTACGTCGACGCACTGCCCGCCACTGGATTGCATGGCTGCACAGACCAGCTTCCGCTCCGTCTGGACCTGATACAGACTGATCGGTGCGGCGGACGCTGGGATCGCGTCTCCCGCGCCGGGAACTCCGTTCGGGAGGCTAATGGCCCGCAGCGCCGCTGTGGGAGCGAGCTGTCGAACCTCGTGGGCGATGGCCGCGATGTTCTTTCCGAACCTGGCCAGAAGCAGCTTGTAGCAGCTCCGGCCGCTGCAGAGGCCTTCCGCCCAGGCTTCGTCCCCAATATTGAGATCTGCTCCACCGATCCCGATCAGGATCACGTCAGCACGGCTCAGCGTCCGGCGCAGGCTGCCGACACCGGTGATTGCCGTGAGCAGTTGCTCGCTGGTCTGTCCCTCGTAGGCCTGGTTGTCCACCGCGACAGGCACATCGAGCTTCGCGTGGACGAGGTCGCCGTAGCGGCGGACCCAGCCGCGTCCCGTCGAGTCACCGATGCCTGTGGCGTCTGAGTCTCCCAGGGCCACAACCTTCACCGGTCTGGTCACAGGCGTCGAACTGGCGTTGTCGGAGGTTGCCCGCTCCTGACCTTCGACCGAGCTGCAGCCGACAGCCAGAAGCAGCACAACCGCTGTGGCCCCAAGTCGCTTGAAGTGCCTCATGATTCCTCCGCTTTCCGGTTGCCCTGACTAGCACGAACGAGCTCGCCTTGATGAGCCGGACGACAGTTCTCATCGAGCCCGCTGGGACGCGGGCACCGTGCCCGTCGGTCGATGTGCGACGACTTCGCCACGGTGGTCGAGCGTGATGCCGACGACCCCGAACCACAGCGGCGCGACCAGCCAGAAGACGAATGCCCCAGGCCCGAGGAGGGCCAGTACGCCGAGCACGATCGTGACAGCCGATAGCCATCGGGGCATCGAGCGCTCGCGGCGCGCCGCCAACCCGGTCCCTAGCAGGAACGCTCCGCTCGCCGCCCCGAGCAACGGCCAGCCCACGCTCTGTGCGTACCCAAGGGTCTTGATCGCCGCGGTGTCCGCGTGATGGGCCGCGGAGATGATGGCGAAGTCTTCGATACCGGCCGCGACGATGGCCACGGCCAACAGTACGGCACCGCCGACCGCCACCATGGAGTGCGCCGAGCTGCCCAATGCCGGCTTGGAGGCAGCCGCGAAGTAGACGATGAGGACGGCCAGGTACATCGAGCCGAGCACGGTCACCATCGCCGCCACCTGGTGATCCAGGAGCGCCTGTTGGGTTCCGACCGGGTCTTCCACCGGATCGGGGTCACCGACGAACAGCAGGTCGGCAACGATCTGGGTCCCGGCCCACACCACGCTGGTGATGGCGCCGGTTACCGGGAGCAGTCGGCCGGATGTGGCACCGATCGGGGTCACCGCCCCGCTCCCGGCTCCAGCCGCCGGGGAACCCGCCTCCAGGTCGGGCGCTCGGAGGCGGTGCGGGACAGGGCCGCGAGGTAGCTCTGCAGGAACATGTCAGGCATCTCCGATCGATCTTCCGGACTGGGAGCCAGGGCCGCCGCGAGGCGTCTCAGGCGGGGCGTCACCGAGAGTCTGGGCGCGATTGGGGTCCGGCGGATCCGGCCATTCCCTCTATCGGGTTCCGTGCTGGTACGGAGTACAGGTCCGCCTGCGGAGCCGTAGCGTGCGTTCGTGGCTCGTCCGCGCACATTCGCGCTGCTGCTCACAGCAGTCACCGTCGCCGCTTTGCTAGGAGCGGTCGGCCTAGCCGTGCGTTGGCCGGACATCGACCTCGTGGTGGTCATCTCGACCGTCGTGCTGACCCTGCCGTCGGCCGCACTAGGACTGTTCGTCGCTCTGCGCCGGCCCCACAACGCCGTCGGGCCGCTGCTGAGCCTGCAGGCGGCGGTGTTCGCGGTGCTGTTCGGGTGGCAGGAGGCCTATGCGCAAGTAGTGCGGCAGCATCCGGGGAGACTGCCGGCGTCCGCGGCGTACGCGGCGCTACAGCGGGGATCGTGGATGGCGCTCTACGTGCCGGTTGCGCTGATCATGCTCACGTTCCCGGTCGGCCGGTTCCTCGGCCGCGGCTGGCGCTGGATCGCCGTCGGGCTGACCGCTGTTACGGCCCTGTTCACCTTGATCGCCGCGATGTCCCCCAGCCCGCTGCCTGACCCTTTCACGGGACACCACCCGTTCGGCGCCGCGCCTCTATGGCTGCGCGCCATGGGGTGGGCCCTGCTTCCGGTGTTCATGGGCCTGCTGATTGCGAGCGCCGCTTCCGTGGTGATCCGCCACCGGCGCTCGGCCGACCCGGTGGAGCGCGCCCAGGTGCGCTGGCTAGCGCTCGGAGCCTGGTCGCTTCCGGCGACGCTGCTGCTGTGCTGGGTCAGCCTGCTGCTCATGGGCCGCCCCGACTTGGCGGTCATCGGGCTGGCCCTCATCATGGTCGCGATCCCGGCCACCACCGCCGTGGCGATGCTGCGCCATGATCTCTACGACGTCGACCGCGCGCTGAGCGCAGCCGCGACATATTCGGTGCTGAGCGCTTGCCTGCTCGCAGTGTTCACCGTGACCGAGGTGGCGGTGGGGGTGGTTCTCGGCCGTGACTCGGCGTTCGTCGCTGCCGTGGCTACCGCTATGGCCGTGGTCGTGCTGGCGCCGGCCCGCAGGCGGGCACAGCGGGTCGTCGACCGGCGCCTGTATCCCCTGCGCGCAG comes from Actinomycetes bacterium and encodes:
- a CDS encoding transposase; its protein translation is RPGDRDDLVAITKLTLRTLARRIADLDEELAVFNARRRRITHALAPQLVAAHGIGPDTASGLLLAAGDNPDRLGSEPSWAALLASNPIQASSGKTTRHRLNRGGDRHGNSALWRIVVVRMASDPRTKANVERRTKEGLSTTEIIRCLKRYVARETFDLLPRELLV
- a CDS encoding GDSL-type esterase/lipase family protein, yielding MRHFKRLGATAVVLLLAVGCSSVEGQERATSDNASSTPVTRPVKVVALGDSDATGIGDSTGRGWVRRYGDLVHAKLDVPVAVDNQAYEGQTSEQLLTAITGVGSLRRTLSRADVILIGIGGADLNIGDEAWAEGLCSGRSCYKLLLARFGKNIAAIAHEVRQLAPTAALRAISLPNGVPGAGDAIPASAAPISLYQVQTERKLVCAAMQSSGGQCVDVVRAFNGDNGDGDAYAKGLMTTDPCCYPSANGQQLIAQLLVATGLEGLVGAG
- a CDS encoding histidine kinase, which gives rise to MARPRTFALLLTAVTVAALLGAVGLAVRWPDIDLVVVISTVVLTLPSAALGLFVALRRPHNAVGPLLSLQAAVFAVLFGWQEAYAQVVRQHPGRLPASAAYAALQRGSWMALYVPVALIMLTFPVGRFLGRGWRWIAVGLTAVTALFTLIAAMSPSPLPDPFTGHHPFGAAPLWLRAMGWALLPVFMGLLIASAASVVIRHRRSADPVERAQVRWLALGAWSLPATLLLCWVSLLLMGRPDLAVIGLALIMVAIPATTAVAMLRHDLYDVDRALSAAATYSVLSACLLAVFTVTEVAVGVVLGRDSAFVAAVATAMAVVVLAPARRRAQRVVDRRLYPLRAALHQSLGALRAGIDGGTAEPEDIEPTLRLALRAPELRVGYLSPGRDTPSDAHGEPVEGAVPVMLAGNRVGVLDPGRTPASRELLREAAAAGALFVELARLRLGMAQAMAEIERSRSRMLRHGYQERRKLQRDLHDGAQQRLVALGMSLRLAQRHLQDADFDVDGVLDQAVVQLGTAVAELRTIAAGLRPPSLDAGLGPAVRSLASTVPIAVELAVPDVDVPDDIATTAFYVVSEGLANAIKHGHIHRVGISLARQNGQLTVEVRDDGVGGARAGFGLAGLADRVAAAGGELRLDSPANAGTRLKVVLPCGS